A segment of the Microbacterium luteolum genome:
GGCTCGGCGACGAAGAGTGGGCGGAACGCGAGCCCGGAGTCCCGGAGCAGCTTGTCGATGACGTTCCGGTTGAAGTCGTTGCGGTAGAGGATCCCCAGCTCGCTGCGCAGAGTGCGGACGTCTTCGATGATGTCCCACGTGCGCGTCTCGCGCAGGGAGAACTCGTACTCGGTCGCCGAGCTCGCCTTCACCATCCGGACCAGTGCGTCGACAGCGAACGAGTAGTGCTGCGTCGACACCCCGAGCAGGCGTCGTGACGGCGGTCGGTCGAGGTAGCGCTGTTCGAGGAGCGCGACCTGCTCGACGACCTGCCTCGCGTATCCGAGGAACTCCACGCCGTCCGTGGTGAGGGTCACGCCTCGGGCGGAGCGGAGGAGGAGGACGCGCCCCACCCGGCTCTCGAGGTCTTTCATCGCCGCGGACATGGTGGGCTGGGCGACGTAGAGCAGGTCGGCGGCGGCACTGATCGAACCCTCCGCCGCGACCTCGATGTAGTAGGTGAGCTGCTGGAGGGTGATGCCGCTGGACCGCTTTGCCATAGCTGAAGACTATGGCATGCCATAGTCACAGGACATTTCTCGATAGGAGCACTCAGGCCGCACCATGGAGGGAACCCACTTCGCAAGGCCGAGCCCGGCCGATCAGCTCCCCGATTGGCACCTCATGGCACACGACTTCCTCTTCCGCATCACGACGACCCGCTTCGACGAGGACTATTCGCCGTCCGACAGTTCCCGGATCACGACGAACTTCGCCAATCTGGCGCGGGGCGAGCATCGTCAGGAGAACCTCCGCAACGCGCTGACGATGATCGACCGGCGGTTCAACGATCTGGCGGACTGGGACAACCCGAACCGGAACCGCTACACCCTCGAACTCGAGATCATCTCCGTCGCGGTG
Coding sequences within it:
- a CDS encoding LysR family transcriptional regulator, translated to MAKRSSGITLQQLTYYIEVAAEGSISAAADLLYVAQPTMSAAMKDLESRVGRVLLLRSARGVTLTTDGVEFLGYARQVVEQVALLEQRYLDRPPSRRLLGVSTQHYSFAVDALVRMVKASSATEYEFSLRETRTWDIIEDVRTLRSELGILYRNDFNRNVIDKLLRDSGLAFRPLFVAEPHIFISRKNPLAARDRVTLDDLADVPRLTFDQGANNSFYFAEEILSTLSSPQEIRVSDRATIFNLMIGLDGYTISTGIISDDLDPEIVAIPLDVDERIEIGWIAHSAIPLTEQAQRYLSELRAVVAGFGVTLLG